The following DNA comes from Pyramidobacter piscolens W5455.
GACGCCCTCGCGCCGGGATTCAGGGCCACCGCCTGGGCGCCCGACGGCGTGATCGAAGCGTTCGAAGCGGAGGACGGCTCGTTCTGCATGGGCGTGCAGTGGCACCCCGAGCGCATGATCCGCGAATTCCCCGCCGACATGAACCTCTTCCGGCGCTTCGTTGAAGAAGCGGCAAAATACCGCGCCGCCCGCCGCTGAGCGAATGGAAACGAAAACCAATCGAAAATAAAAAGCGGCCGGAAACCGATGAAAACTGATTCATCGGCTTCCGGCCGCTTTCATTGTTCCACGTGGAACATTTACGACCGGTAAATGTCCCTTGACTCGCAGTTGGCGTTCTCTTGAGAGTTGGCGCCGCGAGGCGTTTTTTTCCGTTTTTCTTGGCGTCTTCGTGTTTCCGCGGCGGCTTTTGTTTTGCTCCCGCTGGTCACTTTTCCGCGATCTCGAAGCGCTTTTTGAGCTCGAAGGAATTTTTGCGGAAAGCGATCAACCCTTCCTTCTGCATCCGCGACAGCTCCGCCGAGAGCGCGCTGCGATCCGCCGCCAGATAGTCGGCCAGCCCCTGCCGGTCGAGCGGGATGCGGAAACTTCGCGCTTCCGCTTCCTGCGCGCAGTACGACAGGTAGGTCAGGATCTTGTCGCGGAGCGTGCGCCGCGAGATTACGGCGAGGCGCTGCAACAGCAGCAGATTTTTCCGCGCCAGAATGTGCATGAGATTGTCGAGGATCTGCCGCCCCTCGCGGTCGGGATCGCCCCCTGCCAGCAATTTGCCCGGATCGCCGAAGAGCGCGCGGGATT
Coding sequences within:
- a CDS encoding Crp/Fnr family transcriptional regulator → MNYEALAQCPLFAGIAADRLERAVAALSPRQAEYERGQTILLQGEAPRGLGILLSGAALIVKEDYWGVRTVVAPLAPGDLFAEAFSCAGVAEMPVGVVAAEKSRALFGDPGKLLAGGDPDREGRQILDNLMHILARKNLLLLQRLAVISRRTLRDKILTYLSYCAQEAEARSFRIPLDRQGLADYLAADRSALSAELSRMQKEGLIAFRKNSFELKKRFEIAEK